The genomic region CTTTCTCGCGATTGGAAATATCGGTATAGATCTGTTTATTTAACTCCTGGATCTCGATCTTGTGCTGCCGGATTATCTTCTCCAGTTCATCTGCGTCTCTGCTGACTTTCTCTTCAAGTTTTTTTATCTCAGTGATATCAAGGCCTGTTCCCTGGTACCCGGTAGTCTGGCCATCCGGGTTGAATATCTCCCGGAATTTCCATCGCTGCCACCTTGATTCCCCCATAGGAGTAATCACCTTGAATTCCAGTGATGCAACCGGGCGGGCAGGATTCAGTGTGGAGAGACAGTTTTTGATTTTTTTATACTCGCTGTCGGGAACCGCTGGCCGCCACTCATGACCGAGCAGATCGGTTATTGGCTTCTGCAGCAGCTTACCATAAGTCAAGTTGATGTAGGTGAGTGTTCCGTCCGGTTTGAAACGGCAGATATATTCTACCTCATCCATTTCAACAAGCAACCGTTCAGCACCGGTTTCCGGGTGAGTGGGATATTGGGTGCCAGCTGTTATATCAGCAATAAGGGCAACGCCGGGATCCCCGTTTTCAAAAAAGACCGGGCTGAAGATGAATGTGCCCGGCAGGGATCGATCCGGAAGCACCAGTACCGTAGAAATCCGGATCTCTTTGCCTTTCAGGCCATCACGGATGAGATGGGACAGGTCCGGGTGCGATTCCAGAAAAAACGGCAGTTGTTCAACTGTTTTTCCTATGAGATCTTTTTTAGGCACCTGAAGGAGTTCCCGGAACGGTTCATTAATATCGATAACAATGAGGCCCTGGCTGAATATGAGGACATTGTTTTTTCCGATTTTTAGAACTGCTGCTGCGGGCAGTTTGTTTGCAAGCGTATAGATCCTGGCAGATCCATACTGCCTGACCGTGACCCTTCCCAGCATCTGGAGCATATCGAGATACTTGGCAACCGAGTTCCGGTTCATACCCAGCGTGGTTGCGATTGCCTTGATACTGAGCCCATCCGTATTATTCGCAAGCAGTTTCCTGATGGCATCAACCTCATCCGGGAATTTATTTACTGCCATTAGATATGCTTCACTGTATTCTTACTATAAAAAGATAGCGCATATGCCATGCACCAATGCCATGCATTCAAATATATTTATATTATGCATAGATACAATACGAATCACCCCTTAATAGGGTGCGGCAATCAGGCCCGGTATCCTCCGGAATCTGACAGGCCAGAGAATCAACAAGAATCTGCCTAGTGTCTGTTTGGCATAAAGACGATAGGGACAAAGCGTGGTGAGAACGATAAAAGACACCATTTCGTGAAAGGGAATATTGTCAGCCCGGGGAATGGGAGACCTCAGAGATCTGGTATGGAACAAAAAGAGCTGTTACAAAAAAATGCAGCACTCTGGATGCATTACTCCAATCTTTCGATGGGCATAAATGCAAAAAGCATTTTTCCCGATAACGGGGCTGAATATAAAACAAGGATGAGATCAGAATCTCCCATTAATTTTTGTGCCTCGTCATCATTGTTTCAATTTTTGTTTCATAATTTGACAATTAGGGAAGAGTCTATACCCCATGTTATGTATTCGTCTGCATACGGCAACCTGCCGGAACTGGCACCTCCCTGGCAGGAACCGACCGGGGGAGAACGAAAAACCGCCCTTTCGTAAGAGGGGATATCGCCGGACCGGGGAATTGGGGAACATGAAGGAGGAAGGAAGTGTATGAGTTTCATTGATGATATGAAAATCGGAAAGAAAATGATCGGGGGATTCCTGGTGGTAATCCTCCTTCTCGCTATTGTGGCAGTAGTCGGGTACACTAGTCTGCAAACCATGAGTACGAACACAGCGAGCATGTACAATGATCGGACGGTTCCAATTGACCAGTTGGGAAAAGTAGCTGCTGATTTCCAGCAGATACGGGCAGAAGTCTACCGGTATGACTTTGTACCTGCAGCTCGACCTGCCACTGTCGCAACGGTTGAGTTGATGAAATCAGATATCAAGACGCAGATGGATGCCTACCGGGCCACGTATCTTGTGGAAGAAGAGAAGATCAATCTGGCAAAATTTGATGCCAGCTATCCACTATTCCTTGCAGAACTGGACAAGAACTTCAAAGCTGCCGATGCCAATGACCAGAAAGCAGTCGATGCATCTCTTTTAGCCGGATCTCCTTTGATCAATGCACGGACAGACACTGTTGCCGCATATAAGGCGCTGCTTGAAGTGAATGTCAAAGAAGCTCAGAAACTCGATAATGCTAGTGATGCGATAGCCGCAAGTAGCGGCATGATGATGATTATTGCAACCATTGTTGCCATAATCGCAGGGATCGGCATTGCGCTGTACCTTTCCAAGAGCATTACCGGACCAATCGATCTGGTTGCGACCAACCTTAAGGAGCTGGGAAAAGGCCATCTTGGCAACCGGTTGAAGATGAACCGCAAGGATGAGATCGGTGACATGGCAGGAACCATGGACACATTCTCTGATGACCTCCAGAACGTGGTAATCGGGGCCATGAAGAAGATCGCTGACGGCGATCTTTCCGTAGATGTACAGTCTAAAGATGCGCAGGACGAGATCGGGCCTGCCCTCCGGACTACCACCGAATCGCTCCGCGCCCTGGTCGCTGAATCCAATATGCTCTCGAAGGCAGCGGTCGAAGGAAAACTCTCTATCCGCGGGAATGCCGACAAGTTCAAAGGCGGGTATTGGGAGATTGTTGCCGGAGTCAATAAGACCCTTGATTCCGTAGTCGGCCCGGTGAATGAAGCGATGCGGGTATCCAATGAATATGCACAGGGCAACTTTACGGCACGTGTTGACGAGAAACTCAATGTGCAGGGTGACTTCGTCAAATTCAAGCAGGCACTGAACAACATCGGCATTGAGGTCTCGAAATCACTGTCGGTCATCAATCAGCAGGTCGGTAACCTGGCCGCAAGCGCTGAAGAGGCCAACGCCAGTGTTGAGGAAGTCTCCGCGGGTTCTGCGCAGGTTGCAAAGAATGCAAGCGGTGTCAGTGTCAATGCGGAGAAGGCCACGCAGGGTATCGAACAGGTGCAGAAGGCAATGGAAGATCTCTCTCACACGATCCAGGATGTGGCAACCAAGTCTGAAGCGGTAGCAAAGATCGTGCAGGACACGACAAATTTCAGCAAGGAAGGCATGGAACTTGCCCAGAAGACCGAACAGGGCATGCAGGGCATCACCAAATCCTCCAATGACGTGAACCAGATCATCGGTGAGATCAAGGACCAGATGGATAAGATCAGCGAGATCGTTAACCTGATCACGGACCTTGCAAACCAGACGAACCTCCTCGCCCTCAACGCCGCGATCGAGGCGGCCCGTGCCGGTGATGCAGGACGCGGATTTGCAGTCGTTGCAACCGAAGTCAAATCCCTTGCGGTTGAATCCCGGGCATCAGCCGAGCGCATTGCCGGGATGATCGATAATCTCCAGAAACAGACGTTAAATGCAGTTGACGCGGTCACATCAGCTAATACCGGAGTCCGGGAAGGCAGTGAAGCCCTGCACGAGACACTTTCCAGTTTCACCAAGATCGTCTCTTCAATCGACAAGATCAGCCAGAATGTGAGCGACGTTGCAGCTGCTGCAGAAGAGCAGGCTGCATCGGTTGAGGAAGTCACTGCAAGTGTCAATGAGGTGGGCGGACTGATGCAGAACACCACGAGGGAGGCAACGGATGCAGCTGCTGCAAGCGAAGAGTCCAGTGCAGCAATTGACCAGATCACCAAGGTGGTGGCAAATGTCAACAATATCGTTGACAAGGTGACAAAAGAAGTCTCGCGGTTCAGGGTCTGATGACGGAGGGTATTCCCATGGCAAAAACAGCAGGTGAAAAAGAGGAGTTAAACTCCCCCTCCGGATCAGCAGCGATCCAGTCGGAGATGGTCCTGAAGAGAAAGGATCAACACCAGGCGGGTATGCTCCAGGTGGTTGAGTTCCTGCTCGGAAAAGAGCACTACGCAGTTGATCTCTTCGATGTGCGGGAAGTGGTGGAGTACACATCCATCACCAAGCTTCCTAACACCCCTTCCTATATGATGGGCATCATCGACCTCCGGGGTGAGATCACCACCATAATTGATCTCAAGGAGCGCCTCAACATACTCGAGAAATCGGATCTTCCCGTTGAGAGCAGCAGGATCATTGTCCTGGATGAAAAGATCACAAAGGCAAAAACCGGTATCTTAGTAGACGATGTCCTCGCGGTCTCCACCTTCGAGCGGAGCGATATTGACTCCACGTCGGCCTCCGGGGGGCGCGAAGACGCAGCGATCCTTGGTATCATCAAAAAGAAGATCAAGGAAAAGGAGCACGAGCGGCACGAACTGATCATCTGGATAGATATCCGGCATCTCTTAGTAGATATCGGAGAAGGGACGACGGATGCCTGAACCTGATGGTTGAGGGAATACATGAGTATGACGATATAAGCAACGGAAATGACGGAAAGAGGAATGGGATCTGACATGGAACAGAAGGAAATAACACAAAAAAAGGCAGCGCTTTGGGTGCATTATTCCCATCTTTCGATGGGCATGAACGGAAAATCCGTGATTATTGATAACGGGGCACGTATTGAAGGAGAACACATTTCGCTAAAACATCCTCCTGAAAATAATCTGGCCGAAATGGACAAAAATGAACGGATGAATAATGAGGTACCCCGCTGATGCCTGACGTCTGTTTTGGCTTTGAAGTGCACCAGCCATTCCGGCTCAACCGGCACTTCTCGCCGGATCCGAAGAAGAAGAAAAAAGATCTATATGACCTCTATTTTGATGAACTGAACCGGGAGGTGCTGGACCGGGTCACAGAAAAGTGTTACATGCCAGCCACGCGGATAATCCTTGAAAAACTGGATGAAGGGTTCCACTGTGCGTTCTCATTCTCCGGAACCTTAATCGAGCAGCTGGAGAAATGGCAACCGGATGTGCTGGACCTCTTTGACCATGTTGCACGGCACAAGAACTGCGAGCTGCTCGGGCAGACCTATTATCACAGCATCGCCGGCTGTTTTGGCGACAAGTCGGAGTTCATCAACCAGGCCGGCATGCACACCGACCTGATGTATGATCTCTTCAAGATCCGGCCCACCGTCTTTGAAAATACCGAGTTCACCTTCAACAACCAGATCGCCACCCACGTAAAAGAGATGGGCTATGCCGGCATCTTCACCGAAGGTGTAGACCGGGTTCTCAGCTGGCGCAGTCCGCACCATATCTATACCTGCTATGATATGCCCGTTCTCCTTCGTGACATCCAGCTCTCCGATGATATCGCATTCCGGTTTGCCAACATGGGCTGGGACAAGTACCCACTGACCGCGGATACTTATGCTGACTGGCTGGCCGGCACAACCGGGGATGTTACCAATATCTTTCTGGATTACGAGACCTTTGGGGAGCACTTCTGGCAAGAGACCGGCATCTTTAATTTCCTCTCCCACCTGCCCGCCGAGCTGGAGAGACGGGGGGTAACGACAGTCCTGCCGACAGAGACCCTGCTGCAGAAAGCACCGGTCGGCACGATCGATGTCTGTGATACGATCTCGTGGGCTGATATCGAGAAGGATGCATCGGCCTGGATGGGCAACGAGCGGCAGCACACTGCCTACTCGGCGATTCAGAAAGCGGCGGTCTTTGCCAAGGACAAATCCATCTGGCGGTATCTCACCACCAGTGACCACTTCTATTACATGGCCTCCAAGTACGGCACCTGCGGCGAGGTGCACAACTATTTTAGCCACCATGAGGCCGAGGATGCGTTTCGGACATACATGGCGATCCTTGCGGACTTTGAGAAACGGAACATACGGGTGATGAAGAACCGGCGATCCGCAAAGACGCTGCGAACCCTGACACCGGAGGAGGCGTTCCACTTTGCCTCGCCATCCGGTTATGTCGGGTATGCAGCATATAGTCTCGACCAGTTCTACGATCTGCTCCGGGTAGTGCCGGCCGACTCAATCGCGTATCACCAGGAACGGGGAGATATTGCCCACTGGATCGAACATACACTGGACGATGAAAAACTGGCCGGAACCGTGAAAGGCTGTACAGACCGGCAGGAACTGTTGAAAGAGATAAATGAACGAAAGGAGTTGTTATGGAGTCACTTAACGTAGCATTCTTCTGCTGGGAGTCGATGTATGCCGAGCGCGTGGGCGGTCTTGCAAGCGCAGCAACCAACCTCGCAGAGACCCTTGCAAAGAATCACGAAGTACACTACTTCACCCGTGGAGGAATGCCGGATCAGGTAATCAACGGAGTCACGTACCATTACTGCCGGCCGCAGGGTAGTAATACGGTGCACTACTGCGAGGACATGAGCAACCAGATGGTCGAGCAATTCCATCAGTTCGATAAAAAAGTGAAATTTGATATCCTTCACTTCCATGACTGGCACCCGATCCCGGCGCTCCACCGGTTGCAGGATCGGGATACGATCCTCACGTTCCATTCTACCGAATATGGGAGAAACGGCAACCAGTTCGGAGACTGGTGGGAATTCTGCGAAGTCTCGGGTAAGGAATGGTATGGTGGTCTGATTGCAAAACGGGTGACCGCTGTGTCAACGGTCATGAAAAACGAAATTATGCATCTCTACAATGTGCCCGACTGGAAGTGCGATGTGGTTCCCAATGGTATCGTGCCGCGCCAGTACCGGTCCAATCTCGATCCCGGTGATGTGAAACGAACATACGGGATCCACCCCTATGCCCCGCTTATCCTGTTCATCGGGCGGCTGGTCTACCAGAAAGGGCCGGACCTGTTCATCGACGCGATCCGTAATGTATGCCAGCACCGCTGGGATGCGAAGGTGATTGTGGCCGGTGACGGGGGTATG from Methanoregula sp. harbors:
- a CDS encoding methyl-accepting chemotaxis protein gives rise to the protein MSFIDDMKIGKKMIGGFLVVILLLAIVAVVGYTSLQTMSTNTASMYNDRTVPIDQLGKVAADFQQIRAEVYRYDFVPAARPATVATVELMKSDIKTQMDAYRATYLVEEEKINLAKFDASYPLFLAELDKNFKAADANDQKAVDASLLAGSPLINARTDTVAAYKALLEVNVKEAQKLDNASDAIAASSGMMMIIATIVAIIAGIGIALYLSKSITGPIDLVATNLKELGKGHLGNRLKMNRKDEIGDMAGTMDTFSDDLQNVVIGAMKKIADGDLSVDVQSKDAQDEIGPALRTTTESLRALVAESNMLSKAAVEGKLSIRGNADKFKGGYWEIVAGVNKTLDSVVGPVNEAMRVSNEYAQGNFTARVDEKLNVQGDFVKFKQALNNIGIEVSKSLSVINQQVGNLAASAEEANASVEEVSAGSAQVAKNASGVSVNAEKATQGIEQVQKAMEDLSHTIQDVATKSEAVAKIVQDTTNFSKEGMELAQKTEQGMQGITKSSNDVNQIIGEIKDQMDKISEIVNLITDLANQTNLLALNAAIEAARAGDAGRGFAVVATEVKSLAVESRASAERIAGMIDNLQKQTLNAVDAVTSANTGVREGSEALHETLSSFTKIVSSIDKISQNVSDVAAAAEEQAASVEEVTASVNEVGGLMQNTTREATDAAAASEESSAAIDQITKVVANVNNIVDKVTKEVSRFRV
- a CDS encoding alpha-amylase, with protein sequence MPDVCFGFEVHQPFRLNRHFSPDPKKKKKDLYDLYFDELNREVLDRVTEKCYMPATRIILEKLDEGFHCAFSFSGTLIEQLEKWQPDVLDLFDHVARHKNCELLGQTYYHSIAGCFGDKSEFINQAGMHTDLMYDLFKIRPTVFENTEFTFNNQIATHVKEMGYAGIFTEGVDRVLSWRSPHHIYTCYDMPVLLRDIQLSDDIAFRFANMGWDKYPLTADTYADWLAGTTGDVTNIFLDYETFGEHFWQETGIFNFLSHLPAELERRGVTTVLPTETLLQKAPVGTIDVCDTISWADIEKDASAWMGNERQHTAYSAIQKAAVFAKDKSIWRYLTTSDHFYYMASKYGTCGEVHNYFSHHEAEDAFRTYMAILADFEKRNIRVMKNRRSAKTLRTLTPEEAFHFASPSGYVGYAAYSLDQFYDLLRVVPADSIAYHQERGDIAHWIEHTLDDEKLAGTVKGCTDRQELLKEINERKELLWSHLT
- a CDS encoding chemotaxis protein CheW; protein product: MVLKRKDQHQAGMLQVVEFLLGKEHYAVDLFDVREVVEYTSITKLPNTPSYMMGIIDLRGEITTIIDLKERLNILEKSDLPVESSRIIVLDEKITKAKTGILVDDVLAVSTFERSDIDSTSASGGREDAAILGIIKKKIKEKEHERHELIIWIDIRHLLVDIGEGTTDA
- a CDS encoding glycosyltransferase family 4 protein; translation: MESLNVAFFCWESMYAERVGGLASAATNLAETLAKNHEVHYFTRGGMPDQVINGVTYHYCRPQGSNTVHYCEDMSNQMVEQFHQFDKKVKFDILHFHDWHPIPALHRLQDRDTILTFHSTEYGRNGNQFGDWWEFCEVSGKEWYGGLIAKRVTAVSTVMKNEIMHLYNVPDWKCDVVPNGIVPRQYRSNLDPGDVKRTYGIHPYAPLILFIGRLVYQKGPDLFIDAIRNVCQHRWDAKVIVAGDGGMRQFLQERAWDLPVNFVGYIPDSEYIRLLNACDLVVIPSRNEPFGLVLLEAWSAGKPVVACDVGGLSENIDTFVNGIKVQPESGSLAWGIRTMIDDPGNAEVLGRRGRSKVDRQFLWDPIAHRMADTYSRASG